The following are encoded together in the Lathyrus oleraceus cultivar Zhongwan6 chromosome 3, CAAS_Psat_ZW6_1.0, whole genome shotgun sequence genome:
- the LOC127130096 gene encoding transcription factor MYB114, translating to MHSSNSVEGSPSSLRKGAWSQYEDELLKDCVQRYGEGKWHLVPQRAGLKRCRKSCRLRWLNYLKPNIKKGDFSEDEVDLMIKLHNLLGNRWSLIAGRLPGRTSNNVKNYWNTNMRSKEHSSKKDKNKTKEEIEKVKKSHEVIKPQPRTFTKSLLGVNKFIGSDDNSSKVTMNEGETSSRTSNWWETFLLDDNEDNNHLLQTGFWNDQELNSITTNAFDFFTEGQTWGDFLAQF from the exons ATGCATTCCTCTAATTCTGTGGAAGGTTCACCATCAAGTTTGAGAAAAGGTGCATGGAGTCAATACGAAGATGAACTTCTCAAAGATTGTGTTCAACGTTATGGAGAAGGAAAATGGCACTTAGTTCCTCAAAGAGCAG GATTGAAGAGATGTCGCAAGAGTTGTAGATTGAGATGGTTGAATTATTTGAAGCCAAATATTAAGAAGGGAGATTTTAGTGAAGATGAAGTTGATTTGATGATCAAATTGCATAATCTTTTGGGAAACAG ATGGTCCTTGATTGCTGGAAGACTCCCTGGAAGAACTTCAAATAATGTAAAAAACTATTGGAACACAAACATGCGAAGCAAAGAACATTCTTCCAAGAAAGACAAGAACAAAACGAAGGAAGAGATAGAAAAAGTGAAAAAATCCCATGAAGTGATTAAACCTCAACCACGAACTTTCACAAAATCGTTGTTGGGAGTGAATAAGTTCATTGGTTCAGATGATAATTCTTCCAAAGTTACTATGAATGAAGGTGAAACTTCATCAAGAACAAGTAATTGGTGGGAAACTTTTTTATTAGATGACAATGAAGATAATAATCACTTATTGCAAACGGGCTTTTGGAATGATCAAGAGCTTAATTCAATAACAACAAATGCATTTGACTTTTTTACTGAAGGTCAAACTTGGGGTGATTTTCTTGCTCAATTTTGA